The genomic stretch CTTGCTTGCTTTCTTCTGATTTACCGTTTTAACAAGATAAACAAGACCAGCAGCAAAACTAATGGCTAATATCCCTTCCCCGAGTGCAGCCGTTGTTACATGAATTTTAAGCCAGTTACTTTGTAGAGCTGGAATAAGCGGCTGAATGTCGGATGGAAACACACTTGCATAAGCGATAACAATAATGGCTACCGGCATTGCAAAAACCCCGATAACATTACTTCGATAGATCAGATATATAATCAAGAAAGCGAAGACCATCGCCATCCCGAAGAACGTTGTAAATTCAAATAAGTTACTTACAGGCGCATGCCCTGCTGCAATCCATCTTGTAATAAAATAGCTCAGTTGAAAAAGAAAACCAACCGTTGAAAGAATAAATCCCCACATTCCCCATTTTTTTGCATGAGATTCCTCATCTGACTTTCGCCATTTCCTCCCGAATAGAGAAATAGCAAAAACGATACTCGCTGCAAAGTAGATAAAGAAAGCGACATAAAGCAAGTTACTGCTTAATTGAGCCATCTTATCTTGCCTCCCTTCGTGGTGCTAACAATCTATTTCTTTTGTTCTGCCTGGTCTATCGGCATTTGAAGTCCAGTTTGAGTCGAGATACTTTCGAGTTCACGCTTTAAACCATACCAATTTTTATTTGTATGAGAAGATATCCAGATGTCTTTATCTGTTCTTCGCACCCAAATTCGACGATGATTCCAGTACATTCCTTGAATGACGCCAATCATAAAGATTGCACCACCGATAGCAAGAATCCATAAAGTATTATCTTTTCTTACAACAAGGCCGGACACATTTTTTGTATCTACGTTTTGAAATGACATTTTGTAGTCATTTTCCCCAAGCGGTTCTAAGTTCTGCTTAATCGCAACAAAAGCAACTTCCCCATCTGGATGCTCAGGAGAAACCATATTCAAGATAAAAGCGGGATTATTTGGAACTTTCGATTTAGTCGTTGGCTCCCCTTTATCATTAAACTCGAAATCCGGAAAATAATCCATCACTTCAACGCGATACCCATTATCAAGATCATATGATTTATCAGGATTATATAGATTAATTGTAAGGTCTCCAACAGATTCACCAGTGTCTTTATTATCCATTGTAAATGACATCGTTTGTAGTTCATTCAACTTATAATCTACTTGATAAATCGCATAACCATCAAACTTAAGCGGTTTATTTACTTGAATAGGATGCTCCTTCACTTTCTCGAGTTCAGGATCAGTTCCCGCTACTCTTTCACCAACTTGCTTATATAGAACAGCGTCAGTTTGATAGTTTTTCGCAACCGCTGCTTGTCCTGATTCTTCAATCGCATTTTTGAATTTTTCATCGTTATTGTCATACGTTTCTAATATAAATCCGTCGCTTTGTAAATAATAAGCTTCTTCGGTACCTTTTATTTTTTCTGTTTCACCTTCTCTTAACCAGAGAACTTCATCAACATACATTCCTGGAAAAAAGCGAAGCATGCCACCGATCAGAAATAGTATAAGTCCAATATGATTCACATATGGTCCCCATCTTGAAAAACGATTTTTCTCGGCGAATAGGTGACCTTCTTCTTCTTTTACTTTATACCTCT from Bacillus sp. Cs-700 encodes the following:
- a CDS encoding cytochrome c biogenesis protein ResB, with the translated sequence MSNKNITCECGHVNPYGTEICEVCGKPLKGDLDSKQLLNMRYEGSARRSQTYKTTIIDKIWNFFSSVKVGIWIIILLLVASAIGTIFPQEMYIPPLSDPTVYYKEQYGVLGQLYYDLGFHNLYGSWWYMLLIAALGLSLIVASLDRFVPLYRSLKKQRVIRHESFMKRQKYFGVTEVNENTPDLQGIKEALEKKRYKVKEEEGHLFAEKNRFSRWGPYVNHIGLILFLIGGMLRFFPGMYVDEVLWLREGETEKIKGTEEAYYLQSDGFILETYDNNDEKFKNAIEESGQAAVAKNYQTDAVLYKQVGERVAGTDPELEKVKEHPIQVNKPLKFDGYAIYQVDYKLNELQTMSFTMDNKDTGESVGDLTINLYNPDKSYDLDNGYRVEVMDYFPDFEFNDKGEPTTKSKVPNNPAFILNMVSPEHPDGEVAFVAIKQNLEPLGENDYKMSFQNVDTKNVSGLVVRKDNTLWILAIGGAIFMIGVIQGMYWNHRRIWVRRTDKDIWISSHTNKNWYGLKRELESISTQTGLQMPIDQAEQKK